The Bos indicus x Bos taurus breed Angus x Brahman F1 hybrid chromosome 11, Bos_hybrid_MaternalHap_v2.0, whole genome shotgun sequence genome includes a region encoding these proteins:
- the CCT7 gene encoding T-complex protein 1 subunit eta, translating to MMPTPVILLKEGTDSSQGIPQLVSNISACQVIAEAVRTTLGPRGMDKLIVDGRGKATISNDGATILKLLDVVHPAAKTLVDIAKSQDAEVGDGTTSVTLLAAEFLKQVKPYVEEGLHPQIIIRAFRTATQLAVNKIKEIAVTVKKEDKVEQRKLLEKCAMTALSSKLISQQKAFFAKMVVDAVMMLDDLLQLKMIGIKKVQGGALEESQLVAGVAFKKTFSYAGFEMQPKKYHNPMIALLNVELELKAEKDNAEIRVHTVEDYQAIVDAEWNILYDKLEKIHHSGAKVVLSKLPIGDVATQYFADRDMFCAGRVPEEDLKRTMMACGGSIQTSVNALSSDVLGRCQVFEETQIGGERYNFFTGCPKAKTCTIILRGGAEQFMEETERSLHDAIMIVRRAIKNDSVVAGGGAIEMELSKYLRDYSRTIPGKQQLLIGAYAKALEIIPRQLCDNAGFDATNILNKLRARHAQGGMWYGVDINTEDIADNFEAFVWEPAMVRINALTAASEAACLIVSVDETIKNPRSTVDASPAAGRGRGRGRLH from the exons ATGATG CCCACACCAGTTATCCTGTTGAAAGAGGGGACTGATAGCTCCCAAGGCATCCCCCAGCTTGTAAGTAACATCAGTGCCTGCCAGGTGATTGCTGAGGCTGTCAGAACTACCCTGGGCCCCCGTGGTATGGACAAGCTCATTGTGGATGGCCGAG GCAAAGCAACAATTTCTAATGACGGGGCCACAATTCTGAAACTCCTTGATGTTGTCCATCCTGCAGCGAAGACTTTAGTGGACATTGCAAAATCCCAAGATGCTGAG GTCGGTGACGGCACCACCTCAGTGACCCTGCTGGCTGCAGAATTTCTGAAACAGGTGAAACCCTACGTGGAGGAAGGTTTGCACCCGCAGATCATCATCCGCGCCTTCCGCACTGCCACACAGTTG GCAGTTAACAAGATCAAAGAGATCGCagtgactgtgaagaaggaagaTAAAGT GGAGCAGAGGAAGCTGCTTGAGAAATGTGCCATGACTGCTCTGAGCTCCAAGCTGATCTCCCAGCAGAAAGCCTTCTTCGCTAAGATGGTGGTGGACGCGGTGATGATGCTTGATGATTTGCTGCAGCTTAAAATGATTGGAATCAAGAAGGTGCAAGGTGGAGCCCTAGAG gagTCCCAGCTTGTCGCTGGCGTCGCATTCAAGAAGACTTTCTCTTATGCTGGGTTTGAAATGCAGCCCAAAAAGTACCATAATCCAATGATTGCCCTTTTAAATGTTGAGCTCGAGCTGAAAGCTGAGAAAGATAATGCGGAAATCAGAGTCCATACAGTTGAG GATTATCAGGCAATTGTTGATGCTGAGTGGAACATTCTTTATGACAAGTTAGAGAAGATCCATCATTCTGGAGCCAAAGTCGTCTTATCTAAACTCCCCATCGGGGATGTGGCCACCCAGTACTTTGCTGACAGGGACATGTTCTGCGCTGGCCGAGTGCCGGAGGAGGATCTGAAGAGGACAATGATG GCTTGTGGAGGCTCCATCCAGACCAGTGTGAATGCGCTGTCGTCAGATGTTCTGGGCCGCTGCCAGGTCTTTGAAGAGACTCAGATTGGAGGCGAGAG GTACAATTTCTTCACTGGCTGCCCTAAGGCCAAGACATGCACTATCATCCTCCGTGGTGGTGCAGAGCAATTTATGGAGGAGACAGAGCGGTCCCTGCACGACGCCATCATGATTGTCAGGAGGGCCATCAAG AATGATTCAGTGGTGGCTGGTGGTGGCGCCATCGAGATGGAGCTCTCTAAGTACCTTCGAGATTACTCAAGAACCATTCCAGGAAAACAGCAGCTACTGATTGGGGCCTATGCCAAGGCCTTGGAAATTATCCCACGCCAGCTCTGTGACAATGCTGGTTTTGATGCCACAAACATCCTCAACAAGCTACGGGCTCGGCACGCCCAG GGGGGCATGTGGTACGGGGTGGACATCAACACTGAGGACATTGCTGACAACTTTGAGGCCTTTGTGTGGGAGCCAGCGATGGTGCGGATCAACGCCCTGACTGCCGCCTCCGAGGCCGCGTGCCTCATCGTGTCTGTCGATGAGACCATCAAGAACCCTCGCTCAACAGTGGATGCTTCCCCAGCCGCTGGCCGGGGCCGAGGTCGTGGCCGCCTTCACTGA
- the PRADC1 gene encoding protease-associated domain-containing protein 1 isoform X2, which translates to MVPGAAGWCCLVLWLPACVAAHGLRIHDYLYFQVLSPGDIRYIFTATPAKDFGGIFHTRYEQIHLVPAEPSEACGELSNGFFIQDQIALVERGGCSFLSKTRVVQEHGGRAVIISDNAVDNDSFYVEMIQDSTQRTADIPALFLLGRDGYMIRRSLEQHGLPWAIISIPVNVTSIPTFELLQPPWTFW; encoded by the exons ATGGTCCCCGGCGCCGCGGGCTGGTGTTGTCTCGTGCTCTGGCTCCCCGCGTGCGTCGCGGCCCACG GCTTACGCATCCATGATTATTTGTACTTTCAAGTGCTGAGTCCTGGGGACATTCGCTACATCTTCACAGCCACGCCTGCCAAGGACTTTGGTGGTATCTTT CACACAAGGTATGAGCAGATTCACCTTGTCCCTGCGGAACCTTCAGAGGCCTGTGGGGAACTCAGCAACGGTTTCTTCATCCAGGACCAGATCGCGCTGGTGGAGAGGGG GGGCTGCTCCTTCCTGTCCAAGACCCGGGTGGTGCAGGAGCACGGCGGGCGGGCAGTGATCATCTCTGACAACGCGGTTGACAATGACAGCTTCTACGTGGAGATGATCCAAGACAGTACCCAGCGCACAGCTGACATCCCCGCCCTCTTCCTGCTCGGCCGAGATGG CTACATGATCCGCCGCTCCCTGGAACAGCATGGGCTGCCTTGGGCCATCATTTCCATCCCAGTCAATGTCACCAGCATCCCCACCTTTGAGCTGCTGCAACCGCCCTGGACCTTCTGGTAG
- the PRADC1 gene encoding protease-associated domain-containing protein 1 isoform X1: MVPGAAGWCCLVLWLPACVAAHGLRIHDYLYFQVLSPGDIRYIFTATPAKDFGGIFHTRYEQIHLVPAEPSEACGELSNGFFIQDQIALVERGGCSFLSKTRVVQEHGGRAVIISDNAVDNDSFYVEMIQDSTQRTADIPALFLLGRDGEETEAQRGYKACPGSFRTSAQTANPGSRQPPAQELRKRWFSPRGKASLFCSLVLGIHTGPQRSPALRPEKRLHSRYRRDEG, from the exons ATGGTCCCCGGCGCCGCGGGCTGGTGTTGTCTCGTGCTCTGGCTCCCCGCGTGCGTCGCGGCCCACG GCTTACGCATCCATGATTATTTGTACTTTCAAGTGCTGAGTCCTGGGGACATTCGCTACATCTTCACAGCCACGCCTGCCAAGGACTTTGGTGGTATCTTT CACACAAGGTATGAGCAGATTCACCTTGTCCCTGCGGAACCTTCAGAGGCCTGTGGGGAACTCAGCAACGGTTTCTTCATCCAGGACCAGATCGCGCTGGTGGAGAGGGG GGGCTGCTCCTTCCTGTCCAAGACCCGGGTGGTGCAGGAGCACGGCGGGCGGGCAGTGATCATCTCTGACAACGCGGTTGACAATGACAGCTTCTACGTGGAGATGATCCAAGACAGTACCCAGCGCACAGCTGACATCCCCGCCCTCTTCCTGCTCGGCCGAGATGG ggaggaaactgaggcccagagagggtacAAGGCTTGCCCAGGGTCCTTCAGGACCAGTGCTCAGACTGCTAATCCTGGATCCCGACAGCCTCCTGCTCAAGAACTCAGGAAGCGGTGGTTCAGCCCCCGAGGAAAAGCCTCCTTGTTTTGTAGTCTGGTCCTGGGGATCCACACTGGACCTCAGAGGAGCCCTGCTCTTAGACCTGAGAAACGTTTGCACAGCAGATATAGACGAGACGAGGGATGA